In Streptomyces sp. SID8374, one genomic interval encodes:
- a CDS encoding NAD(P)-binding domain-containing protein — translation MPDNASAPTAPTSPTPLTLLGLGAMGTALARTWLAAGHPLTVWNRSPGRSAELALRGARVADTAADAVAASPLVITCLLDDASVREALADADLTGKDLIDLTTSTPAESRARAGWAAERGARFLDGGIMAVPPMIGAPEAGGYILYSGPRALFDEHRDVLSVPAATRYVGEESGRAALYDVALLSAMTAMFAGARHAFALVENAGVDREEFGGLVAGWLAAMAPATAGFGSAPSAEDVTSPAVVEAGDAALFRTAREQGVDTGLLTASAGAVTGI, via the coding sequence ATGCCCGACAACGCATCAGCACCGACCGCACCGACCTCGCCCACCCCTCTCACCCTGCTCGGCCTCGGCGCCATGGGCACCGCGCTCGCCCGCACCTGGCTCGCCGCCGGGCACCCCCTGACCGTCTGGAACCGCAGCCCCGGCCGGTCCGCCGAACTCGCCCTGCGCGGCGCGCGGGTGGCCGACACCGCGGCGGACGCCGTGGCCGCGAGCCCGCTCGTCATCACGTGCCTGCTGGACGACGCGTCGGTCCGCGAGGCGCTGGCCGACGCCGACCTCACCGGCAAGGACCTGATCGACCTCACCACCTCCACCCCGGCCGAGTCCCGCGCCCGTGCGGGCTGGGCGGCCGAGCGCGGCGCCCGCTTCCTGGACGGCGGGATCATGGCCGTACCGCCGATGATCGGTGCGCCGGAGGCGGGCGGCTACATCCTCTACAGCGGCCCGCGCGCCCTCTTCGACGAGCACCGGGATGTGCTGTCCGTGCCCGCCGCCACCCGGTACGTCGGTGAGGAGTCCGGCCGGGCCGCGCTGTACGACGTGGCGCTGCTCAGCGCGATGACCGCCATGTTCGCGGGGGCCCGGCACGCGTTCGCGCTGGTGGAGAACGCGGGGGTGGACAGGGAGGAGTTCGGGGGGCTGGTGGCCGGCTGGCTCGCGGCGATGGCTCCGGCGACCGCCGGGTTCGGCTCCGCCCCCTCGGCCGAGGACGTGACCAGCCCGGCCGTGGTGGAGGCCGGGGACGCGGCGCTGTTCCGTACGGCGCGGGAGCAGGGCGTGGACACGGGCCTGCTGACCGCGTCGGCGGGCGCGGTGACCGGGATCTGA
- a CDS encoding arylamine N-acetyltransferase: MTLDLDAYFARIGWSGELHPTVEVLRSLHRAHALGIPFENLDPVLGSAPSLDLADLEAKLVHGGRGGYCYEQNTLFATALRQLGFTVTLLAARVLLGAAPGDVRPRSHILLRVDVPDVATPYVADVGFGTVGALLEPIEMVAGAELDDAPRRHRLVTVAHEGPLEMWELQAEKGGSWEAQYSFTPEPFEGPDFEMINWYVATSPHSPFAQAVYAQRALPDASHLSLAGLDLVETAEDGTIKERLLSGPAEVVQVLEDGFGIRVPEGAALPG, encoded by the coding sequence ATGACACTCGACCTCGACGCCTATTTCGCCAGGATCGGCTGGTCCGGGGAGCTCCACCCCACGGTGGAGGTGCTGCGGTCCCTGCACCGCGCGCACGCCCTGGGCATCCCGTTCGAGAACCTGGACCCGGTGCTCGGCTCGGCGCCCTCCCTGGACCTGGCCGACCTGGAGGCCAAGCTCGTCCACGGCGGGCGGGGCGGTTACTGCTACGAGCAGAACACCCTCTTCGCCACCGCCCTGCGGCAGCTCGGGTTCACCGTGACGCTGCTGGCCGCCCGGGTGCTGCTGGGCGCGGCCCCGGGCGATGTCCGGCCGCGGAGCCACATACTGCTGCGGGTGGACGTGCCGGACGTGGCGACCCCGTACGTGGCCGATGTCGGGTTCGGGACCGTCGGCGCGCTGCTGGAGCCGATCGAGATGGTGGCGGGGGCCGAGCTGGACGACGCTCCGCGCCGCCACCGGCTCGTCACGGTGGCCCACGAGGGGCCGCTGGAGATGTGGGAGCTGCAAGCCGAGAAGGGCGGCAGCTGGGAGGCGCAGTACAGCTTCACGCCGGAGCCCTTCGAGGGCCCGGACTTCGAGATGATCAACTGGTACGTCGCGACGAGTCCGCATTCGCCGTTCGCGCAGGCGGTGTACGCGCAGCGCGCCCTGCCCGACGCCTCCCATCTGTCGCTGGCCGGTCTCGACCTGGTCGAGACGGCGGAGGACGGCACGATCAAGGAGCGGCTGCTGTCCGGCCCCGCCGAGGTCGTCCAGGTACTGGAGGACGGCTTCGGCATCCGCGTCCCCGAAGGCGCCGCCCTGCCGGGGTGA
- a CDS encoding pyridoxal phosphate-dependent aminotransferase: MQVIQSTKLANVCYEIRGPVLEEAMRLEAAGQRILKLNTGNPAAFGFECPPEILEDILRNLAGAHGYGDAKGLLSARRAVVQHYQTKGIDLDVEDIYLGNGVSELIQMSMQALLDDGDEVLVPAPDYPLWTASVSLAGGTAVHYRCDEQADWMPDLADIERKITDRTKALVIINPNNPTGAVYDDEMLRGLTEIARRHNLIVCSDEIYDRILYDGATHTPTAALAPDLMVLTFNGLSKNYRVAGFRSGWLAVCGPKAHASSYIEGLTILANMRLCANMPSQHAVATALGGRQSIEDLVLPGGRILEQRDVAYDLLTSIPGVTCVKPKGALYLFPRLDPKVYKIKDDRQMVLDLLRAEKIMVVQGTGFNWPEPDHFRIVTLPATEELTDAMTRIGSFLDGYGQP; this comes from the coding sequence ATGCAGGTCATCCAGTCCACGAAGCTCGCCAATGTCTGTTACGAGATCCGGGGCCCCGTGCTGGAGGAGGCGATGCGGCTCGAAGCGGCCGGTCAGCGCATCCTCAAGCTCAACACGGGCAACCCGGCCGCGTTCGGGTTCGAGTGCCCGCCGGAGATCCTGGAAGACATCCTGCGCAACCTCGCGGGCGCGCACGGCTACGGGGACGCGAAGGGCCTGCTCTCGGCGCGGCGCGCGGTGGTGCAGCACTACCAGACCAAGGGCATCGACCTCGACGTCGAGGACATCTACCTGGGCAACGGTGTCTCCGAGCTGATCCAGATGTCGATGCAGGCGCTCCTCGACGACGGCGACGAGGTCCTCGTACCGGCCCCGGACTACCCCCTGTGGACGGCCTCGGTCTCGCTGGCCGGCGGCACGGCCGTGCACTACCGGTGCGACGAGCAGGCCGACTGGATGCCGGACCTCGCGGACATCGAGCGGAAGATCACCGACCGCACCAAGGCTCTGGTGATCATCAACCCGAACAATCCGACCGGTGCGGTGTACGACGACGAGATGCTGCGCGGTCTCACCGAGATCGCCCGGCGCCACAACCTGATCGTCTGCTCCGACGAGATCTACGACCGCATCCTGTACGACGGCGCCACCCACACCCCCACGGCGGCGCTGGCCCCGGACCTGATGGTGCTGACCTTCAACGGCCTCTCCAAGAACTACCGGGTGGCCGGCTTCCGCTCCGGCTGGCTGGCGGTCTGCGGCCCGAAGGCGCACGCCTCCTCGTACATCGAGGGGCTCACGATCCTGGCCAACATGCGGCTCTGCGCCAACATGCCCTCCCAGCACGCGGTGGCCACGGCGCTCGGCGGGCGGCAGTCGATCGAGGACCTGGTGCTGCCGGGCGGCCGGATCCTGGAGCAGCGGGACGTGGCGTACGACCTGCTGACCTCGATCCCGGGAGTGACCTGCGTGAAGCCGAAGGGGGCGCTGTACCTCTTCCCGCGCCTGGACCCCAAGGTCTACAAGATCAAGGACGACCGGCAGATGGTCCTGGACCTGCTGCGGGCCGAGAAGATCATGGTCGTGCAGGGTACGGGGTTCAACTGGCCGGAGCCCGACCACTTCCGCATCGTGACGCTGCCCGCGACCGAGGAGCTGACCGACGCGATGACCCGGATCGGCTCGTTCCTGGACGGTTACGGACAGCCGTAG